In a single window of the Agromyces sp. H17E-10 genome:
- a CDS encoding sigma-70 family RNA polymerase sigma factor — MGSTALAPALDADSGLTVFIEGRRRLFGIAYRILGSAAEAEDVVQDVWLRWQLCDRARVREPMAFLATTTTRAAINVLQSARFRHETCVEPLPVEQAARAGDPGAAVEHAEALELATYLMLERLTPAERAAFVLRVGFDYPYTRIAAVIETTEVAARQLVSRARKHLAVARECVVDPEVHRRLLRALRNAARGGDATALEVALTRLSPA; from the coding sequence ATGGGATCAACCGCACTCGCCCCGGCGCTCGACGCCGATTCCGGACTGACGGTCTTCATCGAGGGTCGACGCCGGCTCTTCGGCATCGCGTACCGCATCCTCGGCAGCGCCGCCGAAGCCGAGGACGTCGTGCAGGACGTGTGGCTGCGCTGGCAGCTGTGCGACCGCGCCCGCGTGCGCGAGCCGATGGCGTTTCTGGCCACCACCACGACGCGCGCGGCGATCAACGTGCTGCAGAGCGCGCGGTTCCGCCACGAGACATGCGTGGAGCCGTTGCCCGTCGAGCAGGCGGCGAGAGCCGGCGACCCCGGCGCCGCGGTCGAGCACGCGGAGGCGCTCGAACTGGCGACGTACCTCATGCTCGAGCGGCTCACTCCGGCTGAGCGTGCGGCCTTCGTGCTGCGGGTGGGGTTCGACTACCCCTACACGCGCATCGCCGCCGTCATCGAGACGACCGAGGTCGCCGCGCGGCAACTCGTCAGTCGTGCTCGCAAGCACCTCGCAGTCGCCCGCGAATGCGTCGTCGATCCGGAAGTCCATCGGCGACTTCTCCGCGCCCTCCGGAACGCCGCCCGCGGCGGTGACGCGACCGCACTCGAGGTCGCGCTCACCCGG
- a CDS encoding AfsR/SARP family transcriptional regulator, whose translation MLVFGGMRLSRPEADLAHRPPRERLILASLIAARGRTVSIGDLVDSLWGDAPPSTAVNQVQRHVGELRRLLQPELPPRATGTAVLGAGEGYRLDTAVVRSDLDLVAGLWEQARRREGADASSRYLEALGLAAGSPFSGLGWETLARPAFAAIERDRVALAIDAADCALELRNPSALTAAIERVATDAPLDERLQARLVTLLARSGRRADAIAVYDVARRRLWRELSIAPSAELQAAVDDVLSGDERDATGANVPRRLPLAPAAVVDRPGIRDLLEETTAAALRGEPAILAISGMAGIGKTTLAVQWAHAVADRFPDGQLFINLRGYAPPGEALSDTEALGQLLADLGGSVAGIQGGDAPLREAYRRAIGGRRMVLVIDNAADADQARSLLPGVPGCLVIITSRTHLLGMVVQDGAVPVPLRRLTDEESRRLLARRLGETRMQSDPASIDSIVASCGGLPLALALAAASAAGSREAMQEVADGLSAAASALDVLSLDADNDLRSTFEWSYRELSEDAARLFRLASVHPGVTHPRAALASIAEFDLARTSATLAELVGANMFVAVAKGEFAVHDLLRAYAHELAAGTDERVDAQRRLVGHYVHMTRRAYLAFGRPAVVDVESPAPVAEAITGFESSDDAVRWYLAERKAVLETFGVALQLGLDREAALIALDWRPIRQAVDAPSVMIDAIAQATEAAERCGDERLEVELRRDLAVNLGMSGDEAEAERHFELVLATYRAWGDHVGESNTLRNLGHIRADPSIRLALTRESVAAARRSGRSDILAISLVTHAYAVLVLGTTDELAALTAEAGQHVAASKSDYLAPYVAVYQAMVHARRREFAEALELVETTRDSLDVMVQAYRAMVTAIAAAGAGHRDQAYEASERFDRLVRDHEDFMTKDYETGILRPWIRDALAEMERRPAS comes from the coding sequence GTGCTGGTCTTCGGCGGTATGCGCCTCAGCCGCCCCGAGGCCGATCTCGCGCATCGACCGCCCCGCGAACGCCTGATCCTTGCGAGCCTCATCGCCGCCCGCGGCAGGACGGTTTCGATCGGCGATCTCGTCGACTCGCTGTGGGGCGACGCGCCGCCGTCGACCGCGGTCAACCAGGTGCAGCGACACGTGGGCGAGCTGCGACGTCTGCTCCAACCGGAGCTGCCGCCTCGAGCAACCGGCACCGCGGTGCTCGGGGCGGGCGAGGGCTACCGGCTCGATACCGCAGTCGTACGGTCGGACCTCGATCTCGTCGCCGGGCTCTGGGAACAAGCCCGCCGACGTGAAGGTGCCGACGCGTCGTCCCGGTACCTCGAGGCGCTCGGGCTGGCCGCCGGATCGCCGTTCAGCGGACTCGGGTGGGAGACGCTGGCGCGACCTGCGTTCGCCGCGATCGAGCGGGACCGGGTCGCCCTCGCGATCGATGCAGCCGACTGCGCGCTCGAGCTCCGCAATCCGTCAGCCTTGACGGCCGCGATCGAGCGGGTCGCGACCGACGCGCCCCTCGACGAGCGCCTGCAGGCCCGGCTCGTCACCCTGCTCGCCCGCAGTGGCCGCCGCGCTGACGCGATCGCGGTGTACGACGTCGCCAGACGGCGCCTCTGGCGGGAGCTGTCCATCGCTCCGAGCGCCGAGCTGCAGGCCGCGGTCGACGACGTCCTGAGCGGCGACGAACGAGATGCGACCGGTGCGAACGTTCCGCGGAGGCTTCCGCTCGCGCCGGCTGCGGTCGTCGACCGGCCTGGCATCCGTGATCTGCTCGAGGAGACCACGGCGGCCGCGCTGCGCGGCGAGCCCGCCATCCTCGCGATCAGCGGCATGGCCGGAATCGGCAAGACGACGCTCGCGGTGCAATGGGCCCACGCGGTCGCCGACCGGTTCCCCGACGGGCAGTTGTTCATCAACCTGCGGGGGTACGCGCCGCCGGGCGAGGCATTGTCCGACACGGAGGCGCTCGGGCAGTTGCTGGCCGACCTCGGCGGGTCCGTCGCGGGCATCCAGGGCGGCGACGCGCCGTTGAGAGAGGCGTATCGCCGCGCCATCGGTGGAAGACGGATGGTCCTGGTGATCGACAATGCCGCTGACGCCGACCAGGCACGATCACTGCTGCCCGGGGTCCCGGGGTGCCTCGTGATCATCACGAGTCGAACGCACCTCCTGGGCATGGTGGTCCAAGACGGGGCGGTGCCCGTACCGTTGCGCCGGCTGACCGACGAGGAGTCGAGGCGCCTCCTGGCCAGAAGGCTGGGGGAGACCCGCATGCAGTCGGATCCGGCGTCGATCGATTCGATCGTCGCATCCTGCGGTGGCCTGCCCCTGGCGCTCGCCCTCGCCGCAGCCTCGGCGGCCGGTTCTCGCGAGGCGATGCAGGAGGTGGCCGACGGGCTCTCGGCCGCGGCATCCGCGCTCGACGTCCTCTCGCTCGACGCGGACAACGACCTGAGATCGACGTTCGAATGGTCGTATCGCGAGCTGTCGGAGGACGCCGCCCGGTTGTTCCGGCTGGCCTCCGTGCACCCCGGCGTCACCCACCCACGCGCCGCGCTCGCGAGTATCGCGGAATTCGACCTTGCTCGCACCTCGGCGACGCTCGCCGAACTCGTCGGCGCGAACATGTTCGTGGCCGTCGCGAAGGGCGAGTTCGCCGTGCACGACCTGCTCCGCGCATACGCCCACGAGCTGGCTGCCGGCACCGATGAACGAGTGGACGCGCAACGACGACTCGTCGGACATTACGTCCACATGACGCGACGCGCCTACCTGGCCTTCGGCAGGCCGGCCGTCGTCGATGTGGAGTCACCAGCACCGGTGGCGGAGGCGATCACCGGCTTCGAGTCATCAGATGACGCCGTCCGATGGTACCTCGCGGAGCGGAAGGCCGTGCTCGAGACGTTCGGCGTCGCGCTTCAACTCGGCCTCGACCGCGAGGCTGCGCTGATCGCACTGGATTGGCGACCCATACGTCAGGCGGTGGACGCCCCGTCCGTGATGATCGACGCGATCGCGCAGGCCACCGAGGCGGCCGAGCGGTGCGGAGACGAGCGCCTCGAGGTCGAGCTCCGACGGGATCTCGCAGTGAACCTGGGGATGAGCGGGGACGAAGCGGAAGCGGAGCGCCACTTCGAGTTGGTGCTCGCGACCTATCGCGCCTGGGGCGACCACGTGGGCGAGTCGAACACGCTCCGTAACCTCGGGCATATCCGGGCGGATCCGTCGATCCGATTGGCGCTGACCAGGGAGTCCGTTGCGGCTGCTCGCCGGTCGGGACGATCCGACATCCTCGCGATCTCGCTCGTCACCCACGCCTACGCTGTGCTGGTCCTCGGCACCACCGACGAACTGGCCGCACTCACCGCCGAGGCGGGGCAGCACGTGGCCGCGTCCAAGTCGGACTACCTGGCTCCGTACGTGGCGGTCTACCAGGCGATGGTCCACGCCAGGCGGCGAGAGTTCGCCGAAGCCCTCGAACTCGTCGAGACCACGCGTGACTCGCTCGACGTGATGGTCCAGGCGTACCGCGCGATGGTGACGGCGATCGCCGCCGCGGGAGCCGGCCACCGAGATCAGGCATACGAGGCGAGCGAACGGTTCGATCGCCTCGTGCGCGACCACGAGGACTTCATGACGAAGGACTACGAGACGGGGATCCTGCGGCCCTGGATCCGCGACGCGCTCGCCGAGATGGAGCGCCGCCCGGCCTCCTGA